The nucleotide sequence TGCCAAGAGTCGTGGTCAGGAGGAGGACAATGACAGCACCGATGGCGAAGCCTGCTCCCTGGCCAATCGTCGGATGAAACCCACCTCCAGCTACAAActccagcagcaacagatcCAGTTGGGCAAACAACTAGTGGTGGACAAGCTGATCAATGTGGCTGCCTATGTGGAACTAACCTCGGATACGGACGACAGCAGCCGGAGATCAGATACGCCGGCCAAGATTAGTGCCATGTTCATAGATGAGGAGCGCAAGGCCAGCTTCAAGGGAGATCCCAGCCAGCAGCTCGCCAAGGTCAAGGTGGAGCCGGTCAAGCCTATGGTTCTCCTGCCCATGGTGCTGCCCTCTCCGAAGAGGGAACCCCTAAAGCAGCAGACCACCGCCGAATTGAGAGAGAAGTTCGAGAGGAGTGCTGCGGCTCAGGCTCAAACCCAATCCCAGAACCACTCGCCAGTGATCCACAAGATCGCCCAAAAGCCACACCACGAGCGATTCTCCTCGCTGGACTCCCTGGCCTCCAGTTCCTCGGGCGTGAGTTCAACCACCCAAAATGTGAGCACCACCCAGGAGACGGCCACCGAATTCGGCAGCTTCTCGTCGCTGGGCAGCAACCAGAGTTTGATCACCGCCCAGGATGTCCAGCAGATTGTCGAGGAGGCCGATCCTCCTCTTAAGACTCCCGAGGCGTTCATCATTGTCCTGCAGAGGGATAATCCCGAAAGCAGCATCGGCATCACCCTGGCCGGCGGTTCTGATTACGAGGCTAAGGAAATCACGGTGGGTTATCATATTTAATGGTTGTTTACCTCTTATTAATGTCCTTCTATATTCGAACAGATTCACAAGATCCTGAGCAACACGCCGGCTGCCAAGGATGGTCGCCTGAAGAAAGGCGATCGAATCCTCGCCGTCAACGGAATGAGCATGCGCGGATTGACGCATCGCGAGTCCATCAGTGTGCTAAAGGTATATATCATTTTTCAACtttcttaacatctttaatCTTAACTATTTGATTTTTCCACAGACCCCACGACCTGAGGTGGTGCTAGTGGTGACCCGGTCCGAGTCGCTGGTGGTGAAGGCGCTGACCAAGAAGCGATCCTCCCTGGGATCCCTCAGCTCGCTCAATGAGAAGCCCACGGAACTGGACTACGAACGCAAGAGGAACTACCACAAGGCCTCCCGATCTCTGGACTTGGACCTCGATCTGGTGTCCAACGAGGCTGGTGGATCGCCAGTGGCCACCACTCCTAGCACCGGATCCGTTAGTCCGCCGCAGCCGGCGAGCCTGCACGACGAGGATGCGGAGGCCACCATCGCGGGAATCCGGGCCAGGAGGCAATTGTCCCGCGGAGATGCCGCCAAACTCAGTACGAGTGAGCTTTTGGAACGGGCGGCGGAGGCCAGGAATGCCATTGCGGCGGAGATTCGAGCACAGGGTAAGATGAAAGGGGAAATTTTACATTTCacgtttaaaaaatatgaaaatccAGTTCTAAATCAATTTCGTTAGTCTGTACtcaatcaataaatttaaaaatccatTAAACGTTAAACAAGTATATTCGCCAACTTCCTATATCGTAAATAAAGATCCATAATAAAGATGTTAAAATGCCGAAGTGATTCTCAGAAATTAAACTTGATTTATTCGGCAATACATTAAGAAATGAACTACCAAAGTATTTACAGTAGGTGTATAACTTGTGAAAATGAGTTAGTACAGTTCATATTAAATTTTACTTTCCAGAAATTGttaatccaaaaaaattgTGTTTAAGATATGaggaaattaaaatattaaagacTCGCATTTCCATAATTTATTCTAATAAATCCCATCTTATTATAGCAGAGGATGCGGCAGCCAGTGGAGGAGGAGCTCGTTGTGTCGAGATTGTCAAGGACAGCTGTGGCCTGGGTTTCTCCATCGAAGGAGGCTTTGACTCGCCGCTGGGAAACCGTCCCCTCATTGTCAAAAAGGTGTTCATGGGTAAGGGTCATTTGTCAAACTCTACCGCAAGAGATTATTAATTAGGATTCCGTTTCCCCAACCAGGTGGTGCCGCCCAGAAGACCAACCAGGTGCGCAACGGCGACGAAATCCTGAGTATCAATGGGTCTTCCACGTCGCGGATGACGCGAGTGGATGCCTGGAACTATATGAAGCAACTGCCGCTGGGACCGGTCAAGATCTGCTTCGCCTAGGGAGGATGGTCCAAACACAATGCCAACGATGGGGAAGAATGCGCCACAATTTTTGTTAGATTTAAGCCAGTTAGCTTGGTTACCCCTTAACCGGTCTAACCTTGGGGGTCTTGCCAATTCGATGGATCGATGCTGCGAGCGATTTGTTTTGCATTTAAACGAACCTTTAACTGTACGCCTAATTTTAtagatatttaatttaaagtgCAATTGTTTAAACTCTTACAACGTTTTGATGCCCCATTTACCTACCTTAAACTGATCGATGATTGTACATATAACTAATCGAGACTAATTTACGTATTTAAACCTTAAAACAAATTGAAGCCAGCCCTCCAGGCAGCGCTATTTCCTTATACACAACTTATTAATCCACAAACATAAcgaaaaaaaacacaattatattttatgcCATAAATTATACGGGAACGTTATAcatgtatattattttaataattattattttatttaaagaacaacaaaaacaatgtTTACGTATACAAAAGTATTTGCTAAAAATAAACTTACAATATATATGAAATTatatcaaattcttttgaccagaaTAGTTAAGTGTGTAATATCATCCCACCACTTCAAAAAATGTAGCGACCAATTTTGagatttataaaatttgtttatatttatgtCAACTTCATAATGGACTCTTAACTGCTCCTTGCAGTTAGCTTATACATTCTTCGAACATGTTAAAAAAcaa is from Drosophila suzukii chromosome 3, CBGP_Dsuzu_IsoJpt1.0, whole genome shotgun sequence and encodes:
- the bbg gene encoding uncharacterized protein bbg isoform X6, with the protein product MELLSSTTATATTTTTATHHLHQATTTKQLLVQDYLSYASPPTYSRLPPDGHEFPPNFSEPLIMHSHPLKVTTELSYEVQNGGKEETSAPPLPKTGPPATVPRKVYRQDLVINVEAAPSLNRDYQRSLSGGTPRKPSDWRKDEKSEKSVRDKIAMFSSNNELDAIPPAPATAPITSSFSRKPLNRSSENLLDSCSTSTAPSLKTRAMSVENLNDVQRQYQLAKQLPQLHVADSMYSLNTATPTQSYASLPRRSHGGSYSSGVERRISFSGEGGEAANRKAAITNILEQRRRSLSKLRGLVIPERPQLLEPILDLPEIKSQVKAASGEDSTDSGLGESHRSRSNQVGAGTAGSSYRSIFTTNQRRPLEQQLSQPPAKPPRTSLTPLQPRIMMMPPPPPPLDQESDTDSVFSHTARVATPPEKFALTRTLSSETNTSIASSNTSTLTSGSSAGSQASCSSLGSTPAVDLTRRVLKSQVINGEPVVLSSRKSILASAKCRSAKSRGQEEDNDSTDGEACSLANRRMKPTSSYKLQQQQIQLGKQLVVDKLINVAAYVELTSDTDDSSRRSDTPAKISAMFIDEERKASFKGDPSQQLAKVKVEPVKPMVLLPMVLPSPKREPLKQQTTAELREKFERSAAAQAQTQSQNHSPVIHKIAQKPHHERFSSLDSLASSSSGVSSTTQNVSTTQETATEFGSFSSLGSNQSLITAQDVQQIVEEADPPLKTPEAFIIVLQRDNPESSIGITLAGGSDYEAKEITIHKILSNTPAAKDGRLKKGDRILAVNGMSMRGLTHRESISVLKTPRPEVVLVVTRSESLVVKALTKKRSSLGSLSSLNEKPTELDYERKRNYHKASRSLDLDLDLVSNEAGGSPVATTPSTGSVSPPQPASLHDEDAEATIAGIRARRQLSRGDAAKLSTSELLERAAEARNAIAAEIRAQAEDAAASGGGARCVEIVKDSCGLGFSIEGGFDSPLGNRPLIVKKVFMGGAAQKTNQVRNGDEILSINGSSTSRMTRVDAWNYMKQLPLGPVKICFA